Below is a window of bacterium DNA.
TCACGCTGCCGGTGATCGGTCCGACCGTCGGGGCGGTGGCCACGGCGATGGTCGTCACCGCGCTCAAGGTCTTTGACGTCGTCTACGTGATGACGAGCGGCAACTTCGACACCGAGGTGCTGGCGACGCGGATGTACCATGCGCTGTTCGTGGATCAGCACCTCGGCCGGGCCGCGGCGCTGGCCGTGATCCTGCTGGCGGCCACGGTGCCGGTCATGGCGGTCACCCTGCGCCGGTTGCGCCGCGAGGAGGCGGCCCGATGACGCGCCCCGGGGGCGCGGGATCGGCCGTCGGGAGGCGACGGCGTCGCTCGCTGCGCGCGCTCCCCGTGCATCTCGTGCTGTGGCTGGTGTGCACGGCGTGGCTCGCGCCGGTGGTCGGGCTCTTGGTAAGTTCGCTGCGCCCCGCGGCCGACGTGGCGGCAAGCGGCTGGTGGACCATCCTCCGGCATCCCGCCCTGACCCTCGACAACTATCGGGCCGTGCTCGGGACCCAGAGGCTCGCCGCGGGTTTCTTCAACAGTATGGTGATCGCGGCGCCCTCAACCGCGATTCCGCTGCTCATCGCGGCGTACGCGGCCTACGCGCTGTCCTGGATGGAGTTTCGCGGACGCGGCGCCCTGTTTGCGGTGATCGTCCTCCTCCTCGTCGTCCCGATCCAGACGACGCTCGTCCCGGTGCTGCGGCTGTTTACGGCGGCGCGGCTGACGGGCACGTTTCCCGCGCTGTGGCTCGCGCACGCGGGCTACGGGCTCCCGCTCGCCGTCTTTCTGTTGAGAAACTTCGTCGCCGGACTGCCGGCCGACGTGCTGGACTCCGCGGCGATCGACGGGGCGGACGCCGTGCAGACGTTCTTTCGGATGGTGCTGCCGCTGTCGTTGCCGGCGCTCGCCTCGCTCGCGATCTTCCAGTTTCTGTGGGTGTGGAACGATCTGCTCGTCGCGCTGAGCTACCTCGGCGGCCGGCCGAGCGTGGCGCCGCTGACCGTGACGATCGCCGGGCTGGTGAGCTCGCTCGGGAGCGGGTGGAACCTGCTCACGGCCGCGGCGTTCGTCTCGGTGGCGCTGCCGCTCGCGGTGTTCTTCGCGCTGCAGCGGTACTTCATCCGCGGTCTCGTTGCGGGCGCGGTCAAAGACTAGCGGCAAACTGCTTCCGTCCCGCGTGTAGAATGGTTCCCGCGCGCACATATGTTTCAGCTGGCCCGCGAGCTATGAGGAGGGTAGGCGGCCTATGTCGAGTTTGGCCCTGTCGCGAAAAGATCAGTGAAACTCGATAGAGATGCCACTTTATGACTTCGTCCATCATTAGGCCTGTTGACTTGACCCAGCCAGTCGGGCATACTGGGGCCAGCAGCAGTGGTCTGACCACCGGGCCAGTGTTAGGGCTCGGTGCAGGGGGCGGTGTCGATCGCGTCCGGCACGGTGTCATCCATTCAAGCCGATCTCGGCCCGGTCCGGAAGACCAAGGTCTATGCCGAGGTCGCGGCGCAAATTCATCGCCTGATCGCCGAGGGCCGTCTCAAGCCCGGCGACAAACTTCCTCCCGAACGTGAGCTCGCCGAGATCTTCGGCGTTAGCCGTAGTTCCGTCCGCGACGCGATCCGTGTCCTCGAAATGCAGGGGCTCGTCGAGCCGCGCCACGGCGACGGCACGGTCGTGCGTGAGATTCCGATCGACCGGATCGTGCGGCCGCTCGCGGACGCGGTGAGCGCCGGCAAGGACCAGGTCGCGGACCTCTTTGACATGCGCAAGATGCTGGAACCACCCCTTGCGCGCGCCGCGGCCTTTCGCGCGACGGACGAGGACGTACACGCGCTCGAGCAGATCGTCGAGCGCCAGACCCGGCGCATCCGCGCCGGGGAAATCGCTCTCGAGGACGACAGCGAGTTCCACTATCGGATCGCCGCCGCCGCCAAGAACCAGGTTGTCTTGCGCACCATCGACACCCTGATGGATCTGCTGCGCGACAGCCGGGTCCGTTCGTTGCAGGGTCCCGGCCGCGCGGAGAAGTCGCTCCAAGGCCACCGCCGGATTCTCGACGCGATCAAACGGCGCGACCCCGAGGCGGCGGCGCAGCAGATGCGCCGGCACATCGACGAGATCGAAGGCACACTGTTTCCGGACAGACGTCAGGCGGAATCGACAGCCGGTTCGCGCGGGTAGACGGGCGACGCCCGCGCATGCCGCGGGCTCGTAACCGAAGGATGGAGGAGACAGGGATGGCTCGGACGATTTCGGTCGAGGTGGTCTACCGGGGTATCTTCCAGACCAACCTCGCCAAGAACATCTGCCGCGGCATCGTGCTCGCGGCACGCAAGGAAGGCAAGATCGGGATCGCCTTCGGCCGCTACGGCGACTCGCCGCAGCGTAACGGCATCCCCGCGAAGAACTTCGCGATCGTCTCTCCGGACGAGGAAGAGCTGCAGCTCAGCATGGCGCAGTACGAGCCGGCCGAGACCGACATCACGATCAACCTCGACGACATGCTCTGCAAGGGCGTCGAGTCGTGGGCCTGGTACGGTCTGCAGCCGATCAACGAGAAAGTGCGCGAGAACGGCGTGCTGATTGTGACCTCGACGCTGCCGGCGGACCAGATCGTCAAGTTCTGCCACACCAGGAAGACGCCCTACCGCGTGGCCGTGCTGCCGGCGCTCCCGAGCTTCTCCGGCCTCTGGGTCTACAAGGACGACCACACCGACGTGCGGGTGCTCGGCTCGCTGCCGAAGCTGTGCCCCGAGCTCGTCAGCGTCGACGCGATGCTGGCCGCGGTGAAGGAAGAGTGGAAGGACGATCTCAAGGTCGCGTCGGCCCGGCGCGCCTACGAGTCGATCGAGGGGCAGACCGTGCCGGCCGGCCGGGGCAACCCCGAGGTGCCGTACAAGTTCGATCTACCCGGCTGGACGAAGATGCGCGAGGGCGTGACGATCGACAGCATGACCCTCGGCGAGCCGATCAAGTTCGGCGACCAAGTCGGCGGCTACCGCCCGGCGCGCAACCCGTACTTCAAAAAGTACTCCACGCGCACCATGCGCCCGGTCGTCGACTTCGACAAGTGCATCAAGTGCACGCTGTGCTGGCTGCAGTGCCCCGACTCCTGCTTCGACGTGACGCCCGACCAGACGTACGACCTCAACGCCGAGGCGTGTTGCGGCTGCGGCGTCTGCGAGGCGGTCTGTCCCGTCGACGACTGCATCACGATGGTCAACGAGCAGGCCTTCGCGGACAACAAGAGCCAGTGGGAAGCGTACAAGACCGACAAGAAGACGTACGCGAAGTGGGTGCAGAGCAAGATCCAGGACCGGCCCGAGCGGTCGCACGGGTTCCGGTACAAGGGCCAGTACCAGCAGGAACTCGCCCAGGCGGAGGGCCCGGGCGCGGGCCGGGCCGGGCTGTCCGGAGGTGAGGAATAGTGGACGCGGATAGCGCAACCGCCACCCGCACCGCGGTTGCCGAGCAGGAGGCGCTGATCAGCGGGAGCGAGGCCGTCGCCGTCGCCTCCAAACTCGCGGACGTCGACGTCGTCACGGCCTACCCGATCCGGCCGTACGATACGATGATGCAGTTCGTGGCGAAGCAGATCGCCAACGGCGAACAGGACGCCGAGTACATCGTCGCCGAGAGCGAGCACAGCCAGTTCGAGATCGCCAAGCACGCCAACGTCACCGGCGCCCGCACGTTGTGCGGCTCGAGCGGCGTCGGCTGGTGCTACGCGTTCGAGGCGATCGCGGTCACGCCAGCACTGCGGCTGCCGATGCTGGCGATGGTCGGCAACCGCGCGCTCGACGACCCGGGCGCCTTCGGCACCGAGCACAACGACGCGCTGGCCGCCCGCGACCTCGGGTGGATGCACATCTGGGTCGACACCGCGCAGGAGGCGCTCGACACTACGCTGATCGCCTACCGCGTCGCGGAGGACCGGCGGGTCTTTCTGCCGTGCGCCATCAGCACGGACGGAGCGTTCCTCACCCACTCGCAGTCGCTGGTCAAGATCCCGCCGAAGGCGTGGGTGGACGAGTTCCTCCCCAAGTATGACCGCCGGGACCTCCGGTTCCATCCCGACAACCCGATCACGATCGCCCCGCAGGTCAACGAAGACTGGCTGATGGAGATCCGCCGCCAGACCGACGCGGCGATGCGCAACGCGCGCACGGTGGTCGAGGAGGCCTACCGTGACTTTGAGCGGATCTTCCATCGCGGCTACGGCAATCCGTTCTTCGAGGAGTACATGACCGACGACGCCGAGATCGTGCTCGTCGGCATGGGCACGCTCTCGATGCCGGTGAAGGTCGCGGTCCGCAAGATGCGCGAGAAAGGCGAGAAGGTCGGGTTCGTGCGCATCCGGTGGTTCCGGCCGTTCGACTACGAGCGGTTCGGGGCGCTGCTCTCGCGGTTCGCCGCGATCGGCGTCGCGGACCGGGACTTCTCGATGGGCTCGCCCTTCAACAGCGGCGTCGTCGCGAACGAGGTCCGCGCCGCGCTGTACAACCAGCCGAAGCACCCGCCGGTGGTGAGCTTCATCACCGGGCTCGGCGGCCGGGAGGTCACGATTCCCGGCATCCGGGAGATGTTCGAGCACACGCGCAAGGCGGCCGAAGCCGGCCGCGCGCCCAACGACACGCTGTGGATCGGCGTGCGGGCCTAACCAGGGAGGGGACGAGCAATGGACAGTCCTGAACTCACGGCGATGCCCATTCCGGTGCTGGAGCCGATCAAGGGCGTCAAGCGCGCGCCGCTCGAGGAGTACTTCACCTCCGGCCACCGCACGTGCCAGGGATGCGAGTCGGCACTCGTGATGAAGCTGATGGTGAAGGC
It encodes the following:
- a CDS encoding carbohydrate ABC transporter permease; protein product: MTRPGGAGSAVGRRRRRSLRALPVHLVLWLVCTAWLAPVVGLLVSSLRPAADVAASGWWTILRHPALTLDNYRAVLGTQRLAAGFFNSMVIAAPSTAIPLLIAAYAAYALSWMEFRGRGALFAVIVLLLVVPIQTTLVPVLRLFTAARLTGTFPALWLAHAGYGLPLAVFLLRNFVAGLPADVLDSAAIDGADAVQTFFRMVLPLSLPALASLAIFQFLWVWNDLLVALSYLGGRPSVAPLTVTIAGLVSSLGSGWNLLTAAAFVSVALPLAVFFALQRYFIRGLVAGAVKD
- a CDS encoding FadR/GntR family transcriptional regulator yields the protein MSIASGTVSSIQADLGPVRKTKVYAEVAAQIHRLIAEGRLKPGDKLPPERELAEIFGVSRSSVRDAIRVLEMQGLVEPRHGDGTVVREIPIDRIVRPLADAVSAGKDQVADLFDMRKMLEPPLARAAAFRATDEDVHALEQIVERQTRRIRAGEIALEDDSEFHYRIAAAAKNQVVLRTIDTLMDLLRDSRVRSLQGPGRAEKSLQGHRRILDAIKRRDPEAAAQQMRRHIDEIEGTLFPDRRQAESTAGSRG
- a CDS encoding 4Fe-4S dicluster-binding protein, translating into MARTISVEVVYRGIFQTNLAKNICRGIVLAARKEGKIGIAFGRYGDSPQRNGIPAKNFAIVSPDEEELQLSMAQYEPAETDITINLDDMLCKGVESWAWYGLQPINEKVRENGVLIVTSTLPADQIVKFCHTRKTPYRVAVLPALPSFSGLWVYKDDHTDVRVLGSLPKLCPELVSVDAMLAAVKEEWKDDLKVASARRAYESIEGQTVPAGRGNPEVPYKFDLPGWTKMREGVTIDSMTLGEPIKFGDQVGGYRPARNPYFKKYSTRTMRPVVDFDKCIKCTLCWLQCPDSCFDVTPDQTYDLNAEACCGCGVCEAVCPVDDCITMVNEQAFADNKSQWEAYKTDKKTYAKWVQSKIQDRPERSHGFRYKGQYQQELAQAEGPGAGRAGLSGGEE
- a CDS encoding pyruvate ferredoxin oxidoreductase codes for the protein MDADSATATRTAVAEQEALISGSEAVAVASKLADVDVVTAYPIRPYDTMMQFVAKQIANGEQDAEYIVAESEHSQFEIAKHANVTGARTLCGSSGVGWCYAFEAIAVTPALRLPMLAMVGNRALDDPGAFGTEHNDALAARDLGWMHIWVDTAQEALDTTLIAYRVAEDRRVFLPCAISTDGAFLTHSQSLVKIPPKAWVDEFLPKYDRRDLRFHPDNPITIAPQVNEDWLMEIRRQTDAAMRNARTVVEEAYRDFERIFHRGYGNPFFEEYMTDDAEIVLVGMGTLSMPVKVAVRKMREKGEKVGFVRIRWFRPFDYERFGALLSRFAAIGVADRDFSMGSPFNSGVVANEVRAALYNQPKHPPVVSFITGLGGREVTIPGIREMFEHTRKAAEAGRAPNDTLWIGVRA